From the Planctomycetota bacterium genome, one window contains:
- a CDS encoding arylsulfatase: MSGTFTRRDVVKMAGLAGLAMIRRTGAMAAEPSRREDTPPTTKPPNVLIILADDMGFSDIGCYGGEIETPNLDKLAAGGVRFTHGYSTARCWPTRSCILTGYYAQQVRMDPPRGRLPEWARLLPHYLKPAGYRCYHSGKWHVMGAPKPCADAGFDRSYKLDDHDRHFYPRTHQEDDQPLPPVQPDSGYYTADYMADHMVRCLKDHAANHADKPFFGYLAFTVPHFPLHAFQDDIARYRERYLAGWDAVREARWKRLREMGIVNCALSPLETAFTPRYFKKEFLDSLGPGEEEHPLPWKDLTEEQRQFQATKMAIHAAMVDRMDRNIGRVIEQVRAMGALDDTVIFFLSDNGADATILIRGDRHDAQAPPGSGASYLCLGPGWASASNAPFRRHKIWVHEGGIATPWIVHWPKGIKARGELRHDQCHVIDFVPTLLELARPPEGGTSNIRLPEGETQNAPPLPGKSLVPAFARDGAVTRERLFFHHEGNRALIEGNWKLVSAREDQDAWELFDLSTDRCEMVNLVPRHPERAEAMEATWRELEASFRIQAGPPPEPPPKDKGPSQ, translated from the coding sequence ATGAGTGGAACGTTCACCCGCCGCGATGTGGTGAAGATGGCCGGGCTAGCCGGCCTGGCAATGATCAGGAGAACCGGTGCGATGGCAGCAGAACCTTCGCGGCGTGAGGACACGCCGCCCACAACCAAGCCGCCGAATGTCTTGATCATCCTCGCCGACGATATGGGCTTCTCGGATATCGGCTGCTACGGCGGCGAAATCGAGACGCCCAATCTCGACAAGCTGGCCGCAGGCGGCGTGCGGTTCACGCACGGCTACTCGACGGCCCGCTGCTGGCCCACCCGCTCGTGCATCCTGACCGGCTACTATGCGCAACAGGTTCGGATGGACCCGCCGCGCGGCCGTCTGCCGGAGTGGGCGCGCCTCTTGCCCCACTATCTCAAGCCCGCAGGCTATCGCTGCTACCACAGCGGCAAGTGGCACGTGATGGGCGCACCCAAGCCTTGCGCCGATGCCGGCTTCGACCGCTCCTACAAGCTCGACGACCACGACCGCCACTTCTATCCCCGCACCCACCAGGAAGACGACCAGCCCCTCCCGCCCGTCCAGCCCGACAGCGGCTACTACACTGCCGACTACATGGCCGACCACATGGTCCGCTGCCTCAAGGACCACGCCGCGAACCACGCCGACAAGCCCTTCTTCGGCTACCTGGCCTTCACGGTCCCCCACTTTCCGCTTCACGCCTTCCAGGATGACATCGCCCGCTACCGCGAGCGCTACCTGGCGGGCTGGGACGCCGTCCGCGAGGCGCGCTGGAAGCGACTCCGCGAGATGGGCATCGTCAACTGCGCCCTCTCGCCGCTCGAGACCGCCTTCACCCCCCGCTACTTCAAGAAGGAGTTCCTCGACTCCCTCGGCCCCGGCGAGGAGGAGCACCCGCTCCCGTGGAAGGACCTCACCGAGGAGCAGCGGCAGTTCCAGGCCACCAAGATGGCCATTCACGCGGCGATGGTGGATCGCATGGACCGCAACATCGGCCGCGTGATCGAGCAGGTGCGCGCGATGGGCGCGCTCGACGACACGGTGATCTTCTTCCTCTCCGACAACGGCGCGGACGCGACGATCCTGATCCGCGGCGACCGGCACGATGCCCAGGCCCCGCCCGGCTCGGGCGCGTCGTACCTGTGCCTCGGCCCGGGCTGGGCGAGCGCCTCCAACGCGCCCTTCCGCCGCCACAAGATCTGGGTGCACGAGGGCGGCATTGCCACGCCTTGGATCGTCCATTGGCCCAAGGGCATCAAGGCCCGGGGCGAGTTGCGGCACGACCAGTGCCATGTGATTGACTTCGTACCGACGCTGCTGGAGCTGGCGAGACCCCCTGAAGGCGGCACTTCAAACATAAGACTGCCTGAAGGCGAGACTCAAAACGCGCCGCCGCTGCCGGGCAAGAGCCTCGTGCCGGCCTTCGCGCGCGACGGCGCGGTGACGCGCGAGCGGCTCTTCTTCCATCACGAGGGCAACCGCGCGCTCATCGAGGGCAACTGGAAGCTCGTCTCCGCCCGCGAAGACCAGGATGCCTGGGAACTATTCGACCTCTCGACCGACCGCTGCGAGATGGTGAACCTGGTGCCCAGGCACCCCGAGCGCGCGGAGGCGATGGAGGCCACGTGGCGCGAGCTGGAGGCCAGCTTCCGCATCCAGGCCGGCCCGCCGCCCGAGCCGCCGCCGAAGGACAAGGGCCCAAGCCAATGA
- a CDS encoding peptidylprolyl isomerase — protein MANPVVVIQTSEGTIKAELWADQAPATVANFLRYADERFYDGTVFHRVISNFMIQGGGLTPDLRRKATHPPIVNEAKPGLKNARGTLAMARTSDVNSATSQFFINVADNAFLNHRDKTPQGFGYCVFGKVTAGMDVVDKIKAVKTGTVSGYQDAPLKPVVIESVRREEV, from the coding sequence ATCGCCAATCCCGTGGTCGTCATCCAAACGTCCGAAGGCACGATCAAGGCCGAGCTATGGGCCGACCAGGCGCCCGCCACGGTGGCCAACTTTTTGCGCTACGCCGACGAGAGGTTCTACGACGGCACCGTCTTCCACCGCGTGATCAGCAACTTCATGATCCAGGGCGGCGGTCTCACGCCCGACCTGCGCCGCAAGGCCACCCACCCGCCCATCGTCAACGAGGCCAAGCCCGGGCTGAAGAACGCCCGCGGCACCCTGGCCATGGCCCGCACCAGCGACGTGAACAGCGCCACCTCGCAGTTCTTCATCAACGTTGCCGACAACGCCTTCCTCAACCACCGAGATAAGACGCCCCAGGGCTTCGGCTACTGCGTCTTTGGCAAGGTGACCGCCGGGATGGACGTGGTGGACAAGATCAAGGCTGTGAAAACCGGCACCGTGAGCGGCTACCAGGACGCGCCGCTCAAGCCCGTGGTCATCGAGAGCGTGCGGCGCGAGGAGGTCTGA
- a CDS encoding polysaccharide lyase 11, translating to MAEQPLKVALEVSLGSRLGQCRAVPVQLGPGSRPAFLAAYCADAHVDPWSEMFFYPTDTLKLALMNADGRVLWRLDLGRGVVPGMWFCPLFAFDLDGDGVDEIYFVNNTDAEHPLGHRGRCLERLDARTGQSTGRWPWPAKNSEQSLSHAHRNFILGGHARGEAVLVTAQGTYESMHLQAWTREMKPRWERTIAADAPGARGSHMCAISDLDGDGVQEVMWGERCIELDTGKELFCADRDSYRGHSDVVQPFTDPRTGQWLVYTCRESDPRAQPRVVVFDAKGARVWGDVGEGHMDMGWVARLGDSGAPVAMAIRIGSKGAGPGGTTRTGVQEFVFNAVTGEKLDLGFSVYRTLPVDLDGDSLHELVRATDGGLEVIDRKGHRLATLGAGGEVAMACKLLDLPGEHVLVAYPDGTLRVWADPRAKDSAAALARFRHPLYQANRRLFGTGYNLNVLGGL from the coding sequence GTGGCAGAGCAGCCCCTGAAGGTGGCGCTGGAAGTGTCGCTCGGTTCGCGGCTCGGGCAATGCCGTGCGGTGCCCGTGCAGCTTGGCCCAGGAAGCCGGCCCGCCTTTCTGGCGGCGTACTGCGCCGACGCGCACGTGGACCCCTGGAGCGAGATGTTCTTCTACCCTACCGACACGCTGAAGCTGGCGCTCATGAATGCCGACGGCCGGGTCCTCTGGCGGCTGGACCTCGGCAGGGGCGTGGTGCCGGGCATGTGGTTCTGCCCGCTCTTCGCCTTCGACCTCGATGGCGATGGCGTGGACGAGATCTACTTCGTCAACAACACGGACGCGGAGCATCCGCTCGGGCACCGGGGCCGTTGCCTGGAGCGCCTCGATGCCCGCACGGGCCAGAGCACGGGCCGCTGGCCCTGGCCCGCCAAGAACTCGGAACAGAGCCTGAGCCACGCCCACCGCAACTTCATCCTGGGCGGCCACGCCCGCGGCGAGGCCGTGCTCGTCACCGCGCAGGGCACTTACGAGAGCATGCACCTCCAGGCCTGGACGCGCGAGATGAAGCCTCGCTGGGAGCGCACCATCGCCGCCGATGCCCCCGGCGCGCGCGGCAGCCACATGTGCGCCATCAGCGACCTCGACGGCGACGGCGTTCAGGAAGTGATGTGGGGCGAGCGCTGCATCGAGCTGGACACGGGCAAGGAGCTGTTCTGCGCGGACCGTGACTCCTATCGCGGCCATTCGGACGTCGTGCAGCCCTTCACCGACCCGAGGACCGGGCAGTGGCTCGTCTACACCTGCCGCGAGAGCGACCCGAGGGCCCAGCCCCGCGTGGTCGTCTTCGACGCCAAGGGCGCCCGCGTGTGGGGCGACGTGGGGGAGGGGCACATGGACATGGGCTGGGTGGCCCGCCTCGGCGACAGCGGTGCGCCCGTAGCCATGGCCATCCGCATCGGCAGCAAGGGCGCCGGCCCGGGCGGCACCACCCGCACGGGCGTCCAGGAGTTCGTCTTCAACGCAGTGACCGGCGAGAAGCTCGACCTCGGCTTCAGCGTCTACCGCACGCTTCCGGTGGACCTCGACGGCGACAGCCTGCACGAGCTCGTGCGGGCGACGGACGGGGGCCTCGAGGTGATAGACCGAAAGGGGCACCGTCTCGCCACCCTCGGCGCAGGTGGCGAGGTGGCCATGGCCTGCAAGCTCCTCGACCTGCCCGGCGAGCACGTGCTCGTGGCCTACCCCGATGGCACGCTCCGCGTCTGGGCCGACCCGAGGGCGAAGGACAGCGCGGCCGCGCTCGCCCGGTTCCGACATCCGCTCTACCAGGCCAACCGCCGGCTCTTCGGCACAGGATACAACCTCAACGTCCTCGGAGGCCTGTGA
- a CDS encoding DUF1080 domain-containing protein translates to MRHAAWVAVVGLACGLGAVAWAADAEEAIEPKERIELFNGKDLTGWVLIAGDEPEKTFTAEDGVVKCSGRPAGYMRTEKAYRNYKFVMEWRFLKPGNSGVLVHMSGKDVVWPRSLECQGAFQNQGDFWVIGGFEFREHKAGGERVNGRRLAKLGAHNEKPAGEWNVYEIVCDGDTVLPYVNGKLMNEAHECSDTSGRICIQSEGGQWEARKIYLEPLKK, encoded by the coding sequence ATGAGGCACGCAGCATGGGTGGCTGTGGTGGGGCTGGCCTGTGGATTGGGGGCCGTGGCTTGGGCCGCCGATGCCGAGGAGGCCATCGAGCCGAAGGAGCGCATCGAGCTGTTCAACGGCAAGGACCTCACGGGCTGGGTGCTCATCGCGGGCGATGAGCCGGAGAAGACGTTCACGGCAGAGGACGGGGTGGTGAAGTGCTCGGGCCGGCCCGCGGGCTACATGCGGACGGAGAAGGCCTACAGGAACTACAAGTTTGTGATGGAGTGGCGGTTCCTCAAGCCGGGCAACAGCGGGGTGCTGGTGCACATGAGCGGGAAGGACGTCGTGTGGCCGCGCAGCCTGGAGTGCCAGGGCGCGTTCCAGAACCAGGGCGACTTCTGGGTGATCGGCGGCTTCGAGTTCAGGGAGCACAAGGCGGGGGGCGAGCGGGTGAACGGGCGCCGCCTGGCCAAGCTGGGCGCTCACAATGAGAAGCCCGCCGGCGAGTGGAACGTGTACGAGATCGTGTGCGACGGCGACACGGTGCTGCCGTACGTGAACGGCAAGCTGATGAACGAGGCGCACGAGTGCAGCGACACGAGCGGGCGCATCTGCATCCAGAGCGAGGGCGGGCAATGGGAGGCCCGGAAGATCTACCTGGAGCCTCTGAAGAAGTGA
- a CDS encoding tyrosine-type recombinase/integrase — MDSYLPDKRKPQHLERRARPPRSEIIFNSTPEPAPALPLGRLLDEFLTDLENAGRARHTLVNYRCDLRRLIEFAPEGLHALGPARLRLYFTSLAGKSPATRARAQASANAFLTWCYKHDLIPANPMQKLDRVKLPEYHPRPLESRTIRKVLDAIPKQNLRDRLLFTLIAETGLRVSEALGVYFEDLVLTPDDEQIVVRGKGGRTRTVMLYAAPESLQLLRRYLRENRIASGALFRGDPARRGTSRPVHYRTAHHAWLRYCAKAGVHAGIHALRHSFATRLLNEGISLGVVRKLLGHRNMQTTLRYADVTDATVKRELMTHHRRSL, encoded by the coding sequence ATGGACTCGTACCTGCCCGACAAGCGGAAACCACAGCACTTAGAGCGCCGCGCGCGCCCCCCCAGATCAGAGATTATATTCAACTCAACCCCCGAACCGGCCCCCGCGCTCCCCCTCGGCCGCCTCCTCGACGAGTTCCTCACCGACCTCGAGAACGCCGGCCGCGCTCGCCATACCCTCGTGAACTACCGCTGCGACCTCCGCCGCCTCATCGAGTTCGCCCCCGAGGGCCTCCACGCCCTCGGCCCTGCGCGCCTGCGCCTCTACTTCACCTCCCTCGCCGGCAAGTCGCCCGCCACCCGCGCCCGGGCTCAGGCATCCGCCAACGCCTTCCTCACCTGGTGCTACAAACACGACCTCATTCCCGCCAACCCCATGCAGAAGCTCGACCGCGTCAAGCTTCCCGAATACCACCCCCGCCCGCTGGAGTCCCGCACCATCCGCAAGGTCCTCGACGCCATTCCCAAGCAGAACCTCCGCGATCGCCTGCTCTTCACTTTGATCGCCGAGACAGGACTCCGCGTGTCCGAAGCCCTGGGCGTCTATTTCGAGGACCTCGTCCTCACGCCCGACGACGAGCAGATCGTCGTCCGCGGCAAGGGCGGCCGCACCCGCACCGTGATGCTCTACGCCGCCCCCGAGAGCCTCCAACTCCTTCGTCGTTACCTGCGGGAGAACCGCATCGCCTCGGGCGCGCTCTTCCGCGGAGACCCCGCCCGACGCGGCACCAGCCGCCCCGTTCACTACCGCACCGCCCACCACGCCTGGCTCCGCTACTGCGCCAAGGCAGGAGTGCACGCCGGCATCCACGCCCTTCGCCACAGTTTCGCCACCCGGCTTCTCAACGAGGGCATCAGCCTCGGTGTCGTCAGGAAGCTCCTCGGCCACCGCAACATGCAGACCACCCTCCGCTATGCCGACGTCACCGATGCCACCGTCAAGCGGGAGCTGATGACCCATCATCGCCGGTCGTTGTGA
- a CDS encoding Gldg family protein: MAKDTATASRGGSPSVFLYPVIGLLAVGNVVFALLWLLNPIASGPSGERSGRRVEVHTGRRVLRVGEGVSAGEPNAGFESRLPGEEFEELTKRLSRLAQVSRGEQADEFFRSDAGKAAKPALVLTFPRRGVGTERLEVYAADTRRKACYCRLGSTGEALAVNLDEYQKIAAELSALAGGAAGGLTPPYFMPIGEPLRAKLAKLEAPLGVTTVSSDPRQYLLQMLSNPLLGGAGLQMQQPDAGTVLLALRLPDDQAMTRALAEAMARASDKVKAQHFDFATQAEAVREFARSLQRPVSEVEDALVLQYAGRVRILRGAELLGRDDTAGPLVAPVARFEGEKVLVQALDGLLTDRGLLYFAEGHGERRIADRRNEGLNQVVEQLNSSGFRTGPLDLSSAKAVPADCQVLVLAGPKKPYPAELEKALAAYLDGGGRLALMLDPPDGAVPLADVLKRFGVTVPDPKKVLEVPGRLTPPVAIEMELNTKLDFAQRWTREPLVCYTATELAVTPPAEDASFEVFRLARPAESGEGAKPPCLIAAIRPKAGAKGPKLLVFSDVDAFSNQLVRQVAGNVELLTSALTWLAE, translated from the coding sequence ATGGCCAAGGACACAGCGACAGCCAGCCGCGGCGGCTCGCCGTCGGTGTTCCTCTACCCCGTCATCGGCCTCTTGGCCGTGGGCAACGTGGTGTTCGCGCTCCTGTGGCTGCTCAACCCGATCGCCAGCGGCCCCTCGGGCGAGCGCAGCGGCCGCCGCGTGGAGGTGCACACCGGCCGCCGCGTGCTGCGCGTGGGCGAGGGCGTGAGCGCCGGCGAGCCGAACGCCGGCTTCGAGAGCCGCCTGCCGGGCGAAGAATTCGAGGAGCTGACCAAGCGCCTCTCGCGCCTCGCTCAGGTGTCGCGCGGCGAGCAGGCCGACGAGTTCTTCAGGTCCGACGCCGGCAAGGCGGCCAAGCCGGCGCTCGTCCTCACCTTCCCACGCCGCGGCGTCGGCACCGAACGGCTGGAGGTCTACGCGGCCGACACGCGCCGCAAAGCCTGCTACTGCCGCCTCGGCAGCACGGGCGAGGCCCTGGCCGTGAACCTCGATGAGTACCAGAAGATCGCGGCCGAGCTCTCCGCGCTCGCGGGCGGCGCAGCGGGGGGCCTCACGCCCCCCTACTTCATGCCCATCGGCGAGCCCCTGCGGGCCAAGCTGGCCAAGCTCGAGGCGCCCCTCGGCGTCACCACCGTCTCGTCCGACCCCCGCCAATATCTCCTCCAGATGCTCAGCAACCCGCTCCTCGGCGGCGCCGGCCTCCAGATGCAGCAGCCCGACGCGGGCACCGTGCTGCTGGCCCTGCGCCTGCCCGACGATCAGGCGATGACGCGCGCCCTGGCCGAGGCCATGGCCCGCGCCTCCGACAAGGTGAAGGCGCAGCACTTCGACTTCGCCACCCAGGCCGAGGCGGTGCGCGAATTCGCCCGCTCGCTCCAGCGTCCCGTGAGCGAGGTCGAGGACGCGCTGGTGCTCCAGTACGCCGGCCGCGTGCGCATCCTGCGGGGCGCGGAACTCCTGGGCCGCGACGACACCGCCGGCCCCCTCGTCGCCCCCGTCGCGCGCTTCGAGGGCGAAAAGGTCCTCGTCCAGGCCCTCGACGGTCTCCTCACCGACCGCGGCCTCCTCTACTTCGCCGAAGGCCACGGCGAGCGGCGCATCGCCGACCGCCGCAACGAGGGCCTCAACCAGGTGGTCGAGCAACTGAACTCCAGCGGCTTCCGCACCGGCCCCCTCGACCTTTCCAGCGCAAAGGCCGTCCCCGCCGACTGCCAGGTGCTCGTCCTCGCCGGCCCCAAGAAACCCTATCCCGCCGAGCTCGAGAAGGCCCTCGCCGCCTACCTCGACGGCGGCGGCCGCCTGGCGCTCATGCTCGACCCGCCCGACGGCGCCGTGCCGCTGGCCGACGTCCTCAAGCGCTTCGGCGTCACGGTGCCCGACCCCAAGAAGGTGCTCGAGGTGCCCGGCCGCCTCACCCCCCCCGTGGCGATCGAGATGGAACTGAACACCAAGCTCGACTTCGCGCAACGCTGGACGCGCGAGCCGCTCGTCTGCTACACGGCGACGGAACTGGCCGTGACGCCGCCCGCCGAGGACGCGTCGTTCGAGGTCTTCCGCCTCGCCCGGCCCGCCGAGAGCGGCGAGGGCGCCAAGCCCCCCTGCCTCATCGCCGCCATCCGCCCCAAGGCCGGCGCCAAAGGCCCCAAACTTCTCGTCTTCAGCGACGTAGATGCGTTCAGCAACCAGCTTGTCCGCCAGGTCGCGGGCAACGTCGAACTCCTCACCAGCGCCCTCACCTGGCTGGCCGAGTAG
- a CDS encoding DUF1593 domain-containing protein: MLPPVLLLGLVASAAPAQPPGGALAGQRPRVVVSSDIGGSDPDDFQSMVHLLLYADVLDIEGLVSSPPGKGRAEHILEVIAAYEEDFPNLVKHSAGYPRPEALRTLTKQGATDPAPPAGFSAPTEGSRWIIERAKAHDPQARPLWVLVWGSITDVAQAVRDDPAIKKSIRVHSIGSWNTAQDRASRDYLFREHPNLWWIESDTTFRGMYMGGPQEGDLGNRSFVERHVRGHGALGDLYFRKKADIKMGDTPSVLYLLRGNPDEPTAEHWGGAFVRPEPDSRPTYWHDNPAPALADQGKPGAKTVNRWRGDYLRDWQQRMGRVR, encoded by the coding sequence ATGCTCCCGCCCGTTCTGCTCCTCGGCCTGGTAGCCTCGGCCGCTCCTGCCCAGCCGCCCGGGGGCGCGCTCGCGGGCCAACGCCCCCGCGTCGTCGTGTCGTCCGACATCGGCGGCTCGGACCCCGACGATTTCCAGTCCATGGTCCACCTGCTCCTCTACGCCGACGTGCTGGACATCGAGGGACTGGTGTCGTCTCCCCCCGGCAAAGGCCGCGCCGAGCACATCCTCGAGGTCATCGCCGCCTATGAAGAGGACTTCCCGAACCTCGTGAAGCACTCGGCCGGCTATCCGCGGCCCGAGGCGCTGCGGACGTTGACGAAGCAGGGCGCGACGGACCCCGCGCCGCCGGCAGGCTTCTCGGCGCCCACCGAGGGCTCGCGTTGGATCATCGAGCGCGCAAAGGCTCACGACCCCCAGGCGCGGCCCCTCTGGGTGCTCGTGTGGGGCTCGATCACCGACGTCGCCCAAGCCGTCCGCGACGACCCGGCCATCAAGAAGTCCATCCGCGTCCACTCCATCGGGTCGTGGAACACGGCGCAGGACCGCGCGTCGCGCGATTACCTCTTCCGCGAGCACCCCAACCTGTGGTGGATCGAGTCCGACACCACCTTCCGTGGGATGTACATGGGCGGGCCGCAGGAGGGCGACCTGGGCAACCGCTCGTTCGTCGAGCGGCACGTCCGGGGCCACGGAGCGTTGGGCGACTTGTACTTTCGCAAGAAGGCCGACATCAAGATGGGCGACACGCCCTCGGTGCTCTACCTCCTCCGCGGCAATCCCGACGAGCCGACGGCGGAGCATTGGGGTGGGGCCTTCGTGCGGCCCGAGCCCGACTCGCGGCCGACCTACTGGCACGACAACCCCGCTCCCGCCCTGGCGGACCAGGGCAAGCCGGGCGCGAAGACCGTGAACCGATGGCGCGGAGACTATCTGCGCGACTGGCAGCAGCGCATGGGCCGCGTGCGCTAA
- a CDS encoding arylsulfatase — protein sequence MALLTRREFSKAALVAPFAVPPSGGPLDALAAEPAPRPRKPNIVYIVSDELGYFELSCMGHKELRTPHIDRLASEGIRFTQLLAGASVCAPTRATLMTGKHTGHTSVRTNAGWEPLRAGEETIASMLQKAGYATGGFGKWGCGARGTSGVPETHGFDVFFGYYDQVHAHTFFPSYLIRNSQEVPLEGNPGSYLEGKTFSQYVIHDEAKKFLRANKGRPFFLYLPYTPPHGQYGFPDDDPSLAPYRDKPWPRDAKVYAAMVNLVDRQVGEILAMLKELGLDDDTIVFFSGDNGGFEYFADKAACPDGLHGPNVDPATGKRAFRGGKGRLYEGGLRVPYIVRWPGKIKPGRVSDHLGYFPDIMPALAELTGAACPADTDGLSILPELVGDSAVGRAYLHAEPAQRQHKYLYWEDGLHIAVREGTWKAVRTRGPKGVWELYDLATDLAETTDLAAKHPDILARLKGYAEEAHADIQEGEVIDRDLVLKDRYIPLGKPIPDKPWGPPAGKERKQEG from the coding sequence ATGGCCTTGCTCACCCGCCGCGAGTTTTCGAAAGCCGCGCTCGTAGCCCCGTTCGCAGTGCCGCCTTCAGGCGGCCCTCTCGACGCCCTCGCCGCCGAACCCGCGCCCAGGCCCCGCAAGCCCAACATCGTCTATATCGTCAGCGATGAGTTGGGCTACTTCGAGCTGTCGTGCATGGGCCACAAGGAACTGCGCACACCCCACATTGACCGCCTGGCGTCCGAGGGCATCCGCTTCACACAGCTTCTCGCAGGCGCCTCCGTGTGCGCCCCCACCCGCGCCACGCTCATGACCGGAAAGCACACGGGCCACACCTCGGTCCGCACCAACGCCGGCTGGGAGCCGCTCCGCGCCGGCGAGGAGACCATCGCCTCGATGCTCCAGAAAGCCGGCTACGCCACCGGCGGCTTCGGCAAGTGGGGCTGCGGCGCCCGCGGCACCTCCGGCGTGCCCGAGACCCACGGCTTCGACGTCTTCTTCGGCTACTATGACCAGGTGCACGCCCACACCTTCTTCCCCTCCTACCTCATCCGCAACAGCCAGGAGGTGCCGCTCGAAGGCAACCCCGGCAGCTACCTCGAGGGCAAGACCTTCAGCCAGTACGTCATCCACGACGAGGCCAAGAAGTTCCTGCGCGCGAACAAGGGCCGCCCCTTCTTCCTCTACCTCCCCTACACCCCGCCCCACGGCCAGTACGGCTTCCCCGACGACGACCCCTCCCTTGCGCCCTACCGCGACAAGCCCTGGCCCCGCGACGCCAAGGTCTACGCCGCGATGGTCAACCTCGTGGACCGTCAGGTCGGCGAAATCCTGGCGATGCTCAAGGAGCTCGGGCTGGACGACGACACTATCGTCTTCTTCTCCGGCGACAATGGCGGCTTCGAGTACTTCGCCGACAAGGCGGCGTGCCCCGACGGCCTCCACGGCCCCAACGTGGACCCTGCCACTGGGAAGCGGGCCTTCCGCGGCGGCAAGGGCCGCCTCTACGAGGGCGGCCTCCGCGTTCCCTACATCGTCCGCTGGCCCGGCAAGATCAAGCCCGGCCGCGTTAGTGACCATCTCGGCTACTTCCCCGACATCATGCCCGCCCTGGCGGAACTGACCGGCGCTGCCTGCCCAGCCGACACGGACGGCCTGTCCATCCTCCCTGAGCTTGTCGGCGATTCGGCGGTAGGGCGTGCATACTTGCACGCGGAACCCGCCCAACGCCAGCACAAGTACCTCTACTGGGAAGACGGACTTCACATCGCCGTCCGCGAGGGCACTTGGAAAGCTGTTCGCACCCGCGGCCCCAAGGGCGTGTGGGAGCTCTACGACCTCGCCACCGACCTCGCCGAAACCACCGACCTCGCCGCCAAGCACCCCGACATCCTCGCCCGCCTCAAGGGCTACGCCGAGGAAGCCCATGCGGACATCCAGGAAGGCGAGGTTATTGACCGAGACCTCGTTCTCAAGGACCGCTACATCCCCCTCGGCAAACCCATCCCCGACAAGCCCTGGGGGCCGCCGGCTGGGAAGGAGAGGAAACAAGAGGGGTAG